GGGAGGTGGCACCGCACGCCAGGCAGGTGGCAGGGGGGCCACCGAGGTGAGAGCTCATCTCGCgcagggggtggggagtgggacCTCGGTCAGGGCGGGCAACCGCACCCAGACGCCCCCAAACGGGatcagggctgggaaagggtTAACGCGCTCCCACCGCAGCTGCAGCCGGTCGATGCCCCAGTTCCCGGCGGGACATGAAGGGACTGGACTTGCCCCTGCTGATTAGCTAGATCTAATTTGCAGTTAATTGGCAACCTCCAGTGCAtctccctccccccgcccccctccccccccgctcCCACCCACTCGGGGCTCAGGATCCGTCCTTCCATCCCGGCCGGGCGCAGCGCCCAAAGCCCCCCGGGCTCCCAGGGTCAGGGCGGTGGGACCCCCCAGCGCGAGCGCTGCTGCGGGGGCAGATCCATCGCCGAGGCGCCCGGAACAGAAGCACCGGCTGCGGGAGATGAGCCCCCCCGGGTCGTTGAGTCGTCGAGGCTCTGCGATATCTGGGACGGGGGCAGTTTGGGGATCCCTGTGGGGACAGGGTTGGATCGGGGCCGGAGCGGTGCCCAGTAACGGGCTGAGGACGCCCCTGCACCAGGCACCCTGCCCCGGGCTCAGCACCCCCTCTACACCCCTCACCCTCCCCAGGCACTAGGACCCGGGGGTCGCGGTCCCCCTTGGGAGATGCTAATTTTTTTTGCGGGGAGGGGGCTTCTGACCAATCAGAACGCACCTCTCGGGCTTGGCCTTCCCATTCCTGGAGCGCGCCTCTCTTATTGGGTGAGATCTGATTCCTTCTAGCCAATAGAAACAGAGAGCTCCGGAGCGGAGTGGTGCCGCCCGCGTTTATGAATGGTCGGGCGCAGCGTGGGCCCGATCCGCGTACGGGCAGGGGTACGGGCAGGGGTACCGGCAGCGCCGCTGCCAGACTCCTCCAGCCTCGCTGCCTCATGCCAGCCAGCCTGAGGAGGAGCTGGCAAAGGACCTGTCTGGCAGCCTGGAGATAGTCACCCCGCCCTGGCGCCGCAGGGACCcgcctccagcacctctgggtcCTCCCCGGCACCGCTGGGTCCCGGCGGGTGGCACCCAGGCCGGGCTGGGAGCCGGGGCCTCGCCCCCCGGGCAGCCACCCAAGAACAGGGTGTTTTAATCCAGTTTTCTTCAAGGTGATAAACGGAGCCGGGGGTAAACAGAGCCAGGGGATAAACGAGTATCTATGGCAGCAGGGCCACCCTCCACTACGGGGACCATCACCCCGGTGTCCCCATGGGGGCTGGATCCTGTGTCCCTCGTCTCGCAGCACCCGTGGGCAGCTGGCAACTCCAAAGCCTGCCATCACAGGCAGACATGGAGGCAGACCTGGGGCAACTGCGCCCATGGGAGCCAACACACCTCGAGCCCCCTGTGCCACATCCCGGCTGAGCCCTGGCCTGGGTGCCACCCTGATGCTCCCCATCTCCCCTGGCAGACGGTCCGTGGCGGAAGGCGATGGTCCCGGTGCCCAACAGCACGGCGGTGGTGTGGGCCAGCGAGGTGgcacagctggaggcagagcGGTCACCCTGCATGGTCGGCATCTTCCCCATCGTGTATTACAGCAtcttgctggggctggggctgccaggtgagggggctggggcggggggggggggttcccAGGAACGCAGGGGGCAGCACCTACCTGGGTGCTGAGCTCATACAACGCTTGCTGAGCTGTGCATCCTCAGTCCAGCCCATGCCTGTGCCCTGAGCTCCTGTCTGAGCCCCAGGGCTTTTGGGGGTGTGGAGGAGAGTCCTCAGGGGCGGGGGGCACCAACCTGCTCCCCTCAGACCCCCTGGCCTCAGGCCTGCCCCAGCTGCGGCACCCGGCTGTAAAGCCCAGCCCCACGtggcaggtgctgcagcagcagggacagatgGTGTTTGTGTTGCTTGGGTTGACACATGGAAGAGATTAATCAGCTCAGCAAATCCCCACTGCACCATGATATTTATAgctccccaccccagctgggGCCTATGCAGctcaccctgcagccctgggagagCCTGAGCACCTCTGGGGTCCCGGGGGCTGCAGCGCGGGCTGTGAGCCCCGGGGTCCAACCACCACATGttgctcctctccctccagtGAACATCCTGACCGCTGTGGCCCTGTCCCGCCTGGCCACAAGGACCAAGAAGTCATCATACTGGTACCTCCTTGCCCTGACCACCTCTGACATCCTCACTCAGgtcttcatcatctttgtgggcTTCATCCTGCAGACAGCCATCCTGGCCCGGGCGGTGCCCAGCACCTTCATCCACACCGTCAATGTGCGGGAGTTCACAGCTAACCACACTTCCATCTGGGTCACCGTCCTGCTGACCATGGACCGCTACATGGCCCTCTGCCACCCACTGCGGTACCATACTGTCTCCTACCCGCAGCGTACCCGCAAGATCATTGCAGCCGTCTTTGCTGTCGCTCTGGCCACGGGCATCCCCTTCTACTGGTGGCTGGATGCCTGGCGTGATGCCGATCCCCCAGCCACCCTGGACATGGTGCTCAAGTGGGTGCATTGTGTCACCATCTACTTCTTGCCCTGCAGCATCTTCCTGGCCACGAACTCCATCATCATCTGCAAGCTGAAGCAGCGGAGGCACTTTGGGGGTGGCCAGCCCCACCTGAGCAAGACCACAGCCCTCCTCCTGGCTGTCACCGCCATGTTCATTGTGCTCTGGACTCCCCGGACCGTTGTCATGATCTGCCACCTCTACGTGGCCTCGGTCAAGAGGGAGTGGTGCATGCACCTGGCCTTGGACATCGCCAACATGGTGGCCATGCTCAACACAACCGTCAACTTCTTCCTCTACTGCTTTGTCAGCCAGACCTTCCGCCGCATGGTGGGCGAGGTGCTCCGGAcccacctccagcacagcccccagcacgGCAGCAGTCacttcccacccccagccctgaaaccactggagctgctgcctggcactgccctCTGAGCCTGGGCTGCCATTAGCTGGGGCGGTGCTCAGCCGGGGTTCCCGGTGCTCACCCAGCCCCATGCATTGCACCAGAACCCAGCAAGACCCTGCCCCTGGGACACTGCCCCCATGATGCCCACTCTCCGCCGAACTGGGCATTAACACCGAgactggtggtggtggcaaaAGGAGGCGGCTGTGCTCACCTGTTTGGGGCCATCGTGCCTTGGTGGCAGCACCGCTGCACCCCAGGgacccctgccagctccctgagCCGCAGCGGGACAGGCAGTTcagccctgcccctgctcaGCCCCTCAGGATGCGCAGCattcagccccccccccccccggaaaACAGCCACGGGGCAGCAAGGACGTGCCCAGCTCAGTGGCAGGAACTGCTGCCTGCTCCACATGTGTCCCCCTGGGCTGGGGtcctccccagccccgtggcCATGGGTTTTATGGGATTTCCGTGgccagccacagccagggagTGAGTGTGACCTGCTGTCTTGCATCAGCTCCAGCACATGATGAACCAATACACCGAAGGTCCCAGGGAGCCCATTGGGCACGGCTGCCCCGTGGTGAGGGGTGATGGGCACAGGTGAGCTCCTGGCAAAGATGCGGtgcctgctgggtgctggcaggatGGTCTTTCCTCCACAAACTGCCATGCTGAGACCAAAGCTCTGCCTGGGTCCGAGCGGCTGGGATGGGGGCACCCTGCATTAGCACCCCTGGGCATAGggtccctctgcccagccccgAGCTCTCAGCCCTGCCCACTCCAGTGCTCGtgcctgggggatgctgggagGGAGCATCCATGGGGTCCAGCGTCCCCAGCTGTGGGGCCCGGGCACAGGGGACAACCCCAGCTCtgggctgagcaggagctgaCCACCACCCATTATCCCAGACACCCAGGAGAGCCGCTCCAcaaggctgcagcccctgggcacCCCGGCGGTAGCATCGCCCACCGGCTGCAAGGGAGGGGGCTCATGATGCCCTGCTGCATCGATTGCACCCAGCACCAGCGCCAAGCTGGTGTGACACTGGCCGTGCGGTGCCAGCCTTtgtccccagctgccaccaGAGGGCAGGGATGGGACACTTGAAGAGCTGGCACAGCCCGGGACAGCGAGCTggccccccctgctccccaccctaATTCCCCCATAAGGTCCTTAGTGTAATCCCCCCAAACAGAGCAGCCTTTCCGCTCTAATTCCCCAAGACTGGGTAGGACAGCacctggggggctgccctggAGGCAAGGCCTCAGCCAAAGACCCCCCCAGTCCACCAGGCTTCTCCAGTGCTCACCCCACcaagccctggctgtgcccggcaCCGCGGTGAGATGCGGCACAAGGTTTGCCCCGGTTGCAAATATGGGATAAGCCACGACTGCCGGGATGTGGGGCTGACCCACACAAGCGCTGGCACACACCACAGGACCCCACAGCCAGATCAGTCccctgcacaggcagccccCACCAGCGATGCTGCCTTACGCCAGGCAGGATCCGGCTCTGCCCATACTGGTGACAGAGTTAAACCCCGACCTGGTGGCGCAGGTGGTACCTGGGAGGTGTTCGCTCCATTAATTCTGGCACTTGAGGAGAGCAGGACTGGGAAAAGATTAGTTATTAACCTggccagcacctcctgcccgGTGGGTACCCCTCCCCAGGAGCTTCCAGGGCTCGATCCCACTGCAGGGCCCTTTGCCACGGCCAGAGGGGccaaggggcaggggggcttgGCTGGCAAGGCCAGTGTTTGGCAggagctccagctctgcttgtGGCAGGCCAG
This genomic interval from Falco peregrinus isolate bFalPer1 chromosome 2, bFalPer1.pri, whole genome shotgun sequence contains the following:
- the GPR142 gene encoding probable G-protein coupled receptor 142 yields the protein MEEINQLSKSPLHHDIYSSPPQLGPMQLTLQPWESLSTSGVPGAAARAVSPGVQPPHVAPLPPVNILTAVALSRLATRTKKSSYWYLLALTTSDILTQVFIIFVGFILQTAILARAVPSTFIHTVNVREFTANHTSIWVTVLLTMDRYMALCHPLRYHTVSYPQRTRKIIAAVFAVALATGIPFYWWLDAWRDADPPATLDMVLKWVHCVTIYFLPCSIFLATNSIIICKLKQRRHFGGGQPHLSKTTALLLAVTAMFIVLWTPRTVVMICHLYVASVKREWCMHLALDIANMVAMLNTTVNFFLYCFVSQTFRRMVGEVLRTHLQHSPQHGSSHFPPPALKPLELLPGTAL